TACATGTCTCATTGTCATCCTCATCGTTCTTTATTACATGTCTCATTGTCACCCTCCTTGTCCCTTCTTACATGTCTCATTGTCATCTTCATTGTCCCTTCTTACATGTCTCATTGTCATCCTCATCGTTCTTTATTACATGTCTCATTGTCACCCTCCTTGTCCCTTCTTACATGTCTCATTGCCACCCTCATTGTCCCTTCTTGCATGTCTCATGATCACCCTCATTGTCCCTTCTTACATGtctcattatcaccatcattgtCCCTTTTTACATGTCTCATTGTCCCTTTTTACATGTCTCATTGTCCCTTCTTACATGTCTCATTGTCACCTTCATTGTCCCTTCTTACATGTCTCATTGTCACCCTCATTGTCCCTTCTTAAAGGTCTCATTGTCACACTATTTATCTGATTAGCATGTCTCATTGTCACCCATGTCTCATTGTCACCCTCGTTGTCCCTTCTTAAATTTCTCATTGTTACCCTCATTGTCCCTTCTTACATTTCTCATTGTCATCCTCATTGTCCCTTCTTACATGTCTCATTGTCATCTTCATTGTCCCTTCTTACATGTCTCATTGTCATCCTCATCGTTCTTTATTACATGTCTCATTGTCACCCTCCTTGTCCCTTCTTACATGTCTCATTGTCATCCTCATTGTCCCTTCTTGCATGTCTCATGATCACCCTCATTGTCCCTTCTTACATGtctcattatcaccatcattgtCCCTTTTTACATGTCTCATTGTCCCTTTTTACATGTCTCATTGTCCCTTCTTACATGTCTCATTGTCACCTTCATTGTCCCTTCTTACATGTCTCATTGTCACCCTCATTGTCCCTTCTCCGGCTGCGGCTCTGGCTCCAGTTCCTTGGCTTGTTTCCTTCACCCACGTGCAGTTCCCCTCGTTGTTCCTTCTTACATGTCTCATTGTCACCCTCATTTTCCCTTCTTACATCTCTCATTGTCCCTTCTTACAAGTCTCATTGTCACCCTCATTGACCATTCTTACATGTCTTATTGCCACCCTCCTTGACCATTCTTACATGTCTCATTGCCACCCTCATTGTCCCTTCTTGCATGTCTCATGATCACCCTCATTGTCCCTTCTTACATGtctcattatcaccatcattgtCCCTTTTTACATGTCTCATTGTCCCTTCTTACATGTCTCATTGTCACCTTCATTGTCCCTTCTTACATGTCTCATTGTCACCCTCATTGTCCCTTCTTAAAGGTCTCATTGTCACACTATTTATCTGATTAGCATGTCTCATTGTCACCCATGTCTCATTGTCACCCTCGTTGTCCCTTCTTAAATTTCTCATTGTTACCCTCCTTGTCCCTTCTTACATGTCTCATTGTCATCCTCATTGTCCCTTCTTGCATGTCTCATGATCACCCTCATTGTCCCTTCTTACATGtctcattatcaccatcattgtCCCTTTTTACATGTCTCATTGTCCCTTTTTACATGTCTCATTGTCCCTTCTTACATGTCTCATTGTCACCTTCATTGTCCCTTCTTACATGTCTCATTGTCACCCTCATTGTCCCTTCTCCGGCTGCGGCTCTGGCTCCAGTTCCTTGGCTTGTTTCCTTCACCCACGTGCAGTTCCCCTCGTTGTTCCTTCTTACATGTCTCATTGTCACCCTCATTTTCCCTTCTTACATCTCTCATTGTCCCTTCTTACAAGTCTCATTGTCACCCTCATTGACCATTCTTACATGTCTTATTGCCACCCTCCTTGACCATTCTTACATGTCTCATTGCCACCCTCATTGTCCCTTCTTGCATGTCTCATGATCACCCTCATTGTCCCTTCTTACATGtctcattatcaccatcattgtCCCTTTTTACATGTCTCATTGTCCCTTTTTACATGTCTCATTGTCCCTTCTTACATGTCTCATTGTCACCTTCATTGTCCCTTCTTACATGTCTCATTGTCACCCTCATTGTCCCTTCTTAAAGGTCTCATTGTCACACTATTTATCTGATTAGCATGTCTCATTGTCACCCATGTCTCATTGTCACCCTCGTTGTCCCTTCTTAAATTTCTCATTGTTACCCTCATTGTCCCTTCTTACATTTCTCATTGTCATCCTCATCGTTCTTTATTACATGTCTCATTGTCACCCTCCTTGTCCCTTCTTACATGTCTCATTGTCATCCTCATTGTCCCTTCTTACATGTCTCATTGTCACCCTCATTGTCCCTTCTTAAAGGTCTCATTGTCACACTATTTATCTGATTAGCATGTCTCATTGTCACCCATGTCTCATTGTCACCCTCGTTGTCCCTTCTTAAATTTCTCATTGTTACCCTCATTGTCCCTTCTTACATTTCTCATTGTCATCCTCATTGTCCCTTCTTACATGTCTCATTGTCATCTTCATTGTCCCTTCTTACATGTCTCATTGTCATCCTCATCGTTCTTTATTACATGTCTCATTGTCACCCTCCTTGTCCCTTCTTACATGTCTCATTGTCATCCTCATTGTCCCTTCTTGCATGTCTCATGATCACCCTCATTGTCCCTTCTTACATGtctcattatcaccatcattgtCCCTTTTTACATGTCTCATTGTCACCCTCATTGTCCCTTCTCCGGCTGCGGCTCTGGCTCCAGTTCCTTGGCTTGTTTCCTTCACCCACGTGCAGTTCCCCTCGTTGTTCCTTCTTACATGTCTCATTGTCACCCTCATTTTCCCTTCTTACATCTCTCATTGTCCCTTCTTACAAGTCTCATTGTCACCCTCATTGACCATTCTTACATGTCTTATTGCCACCCTCCTTGACCATTCTTACATGTCTCATTGCCACCCTCATTGTCCCTTCTTGCATGTCTCATTATCACCCTCATTGTCCCTTCTTACATGtctcattatcaccatcattgtCCCTTTTTACATGTCTCATTGTCCCTTTTTACATGTCTCATTGTCCCTTCTTACATGTTTCATTGTCACCTTCATTGTCCCTTCTTACATGTCTCATTGTCACCCTCATTGTCCCTTCTCCGGCTGCGGCTCTGGCTCCAGTTCCTTGGCTTGTTTCCTTCACCGACGTGCAGTTCCCCTCGTTGTTCCTTCTTACATGTCTCATTGTCACCCTCATTTTCCCTTCTTACATCTCTCATTGTCCCTTCTTACAAGTCTCATTGTCACCCTCATTGACCATTCTTACATGTCTTATTGCCACCCTCATTGTCCCTTCTTACATGTCTCATTGTCATCCTCATTGTCCCTTCTTACAAGTCTCATTATCACCCTCATTGTCCATTCTTACATGTCTCATTGTCACCCTCATTGTCCATTCTTACATGTCTCATTGTCACCCTCATTGTCCCTTCTCCGGCTGCGGCTCTGGCTCCAGTTCCTTGGCTTGTTTCCTTCACCCACGTGCAGTTCCCCTCATTGTTCCTTCTTACATGTCTCATTGTCACCCTCATTTTCCCTTCTTACATCTCTCATTGTCCCTTCTTACAAGTCTCATTGTCACCCTCATTGACCATTCTTACATGTCTTATTGCCACCCTCATTGACCATTCTTACATGTCTCATTGCCACCCTCATTGTCCCTTCTTGCATGTCTCATGATCACCCTCATTGTCCCTTCTTACATGtctcattatcaccatcattgtCCCTTTTTACATGTCTCATTGTCCCTTCTTACATGTCTCATTGTCACCTTCATTGTCCCTTCTTACATGTCTCATTGTCACCCTCATTGTCCCTTCTTAAAGATCTCATTGTCACACTATTTATCTGATTAGCATGTCTCATTGTCACCCATGTCTCATTGTCACCCTCGTTGTCCCTTCTTAAATTTCTCATTGTTACCCTCATTGTCCCTTCTTACATTTCTCATTGTCATCCTCATTGTCCCTTCTTACATGTCTCATTGTCATCTTCATTGTCCCTTCTTACATGTCTCATTGTCATCCTCATCGTTCTTTATTACATGTCTCATTGTCACCCTCCTTGTCCCTTCTTACATGTCTCATTGTCATCTTCATTGTCCCTTCTTACATGTCTCATTGTCATCCTCATCGTTCTTTATTACATGTCTCATTGTCACCCTCCTTGTCCCTTCTTACATGTCTCATTGCCACCCTCATTGTCCCTTCTTGCATGTCTCATGATCACCCTCATTGTCCCTTCTTACATGtctcattatcaccatcattgtCCCTTTTTACATGTCTCATTGTCCCTTTTTACATGTCTCATTGTCCCTTCTTACATGTCTCATTGTCACCTTCATTGTCCCTTCTTACATGTCTCATTGTCACCCTCATTGTCCCTTCTCCGGCTGCGGCTCTGGCTCCAGTTCCTTTGCTTGTTTCCTTCACCCACGTGCAGTTCCCCTCGTTGTTCCTTCTTACATGTCTCATTGTCTCCCTCATTTTCCCTTCTTACATCTCTCATTGTCCCTTCTTACAAGTCTCATTGTCACCCTCATTGACCATTCTTACATGTCTTATTGCCACCCTCATTGTCCCTTCTTACATGTCTCATTGTCATCTTCATTGTCCCTTCTTACATGTCTCATTGTCATCCTCATCGTTCTTTATTACATGTCTCATTGTCACCCTCCTTGTCCCTTCTTACATGTCTCATTGTCATCCTTATCGTTCTTTATTACATGTCTCATTGTCATCCTCATCGTTCTTTATTACATGTCTCATTGTCACCCTCCTTGTCCCTTCTTACATGTCTCATTGTCATCTTCATTGTCCCTTCTTACATGTCTCATTGTCATCCTCATCGTTCTTTATTACATGTCTCATTGTCACCCTCCTTGTCCTTTCTTACATGTCTCATTGTCATCCTCATTGTCCCTTCTTACATGTCTCATTGTCACCCTCATTGTCCCTTCTTAAAGGTCTCATTGTCACACTATTTATCTGATTAGCATGTCTCATTGTCACCCATGTCTCATTGTCACCCTCGTTGTCCCTTCTTAAATTTCTCATTGTTACCCTCATTGTCCCTTCTTACATTTCTCATTGTCATCCTCATTGTCCCTTCTTACATGTCTCATTGTCATCTTCATTGTCCCTTCTTACATGTCTCATTGTCATTCTCATCGTTCTTTATTACATGTCTCATTGTCACCCTCCTTGTCCCTTCTTACATGTCTCATTGTCATCCTCATTGTCCCTTCTTACATGTCTCATTGACACCATCATTGTCCCTTCTTAATGGTCTCATTGTCACACTATTTATCTGATTAGCCTCTTGCAAACAAAAATGCATGAGGCTAAAGTGGAGTGACGCTACGATAGTGTGCTATAATGCTTTTGGTTACCATGCTTTCCTTAAACTTATTTTCTGTGTTTCTGGCTAGAATAAAACATGTAGAGCTTAGCTATACACAATATATGTCAATGTAAAATGTTCATATAAAGAATCTTTTCTTGCTGGAGTTTCTGTTGTGTTTCTTTCTCTAAACAACCACCATCTATCATCCCTTCTTCAATATAATCTCATTCAAGTCCCTGTCATTCATCCTTTTATCTGGAAAGCTCAATCAATGCCTATGACAATCATTATTGTGCAGAAACTCTTTCTCCAAATTCTGtaatctttcttttattttgtaaagAATGGATCCCTGAAGTTTGGATAAGGGTTATTTGTACAAAACAGAATGGATAATACGATTTGTTCTGAAgcttttttatagaaaaatagaatAGATCACAGAAGTTTGCTTTAGGGACAGTTTCAAGATGATGTATAAATGACAAGTTTATAGTAGAGTCCTACATTAGAAAATATCAGTGATTGTGAAAGGATTAGAAGTATGATGGGTTTTAAAACAATGGATAGCTGAGGTCTGGACAAGGACACTGTAATGTGCAGGGAGACTGTTGGGATATAAGAAATTatcaccaaaaaaaaatatttatttttcgaAGATGTAtgaaatagcaaaataatagaaACCATTTGTCTCTATTTCTCTCTTTCAGTATGATATCAAGCTGTCTATGGTTCGAGAAATGATTACCTTTCAGAAAAGAGGTGCTCTCCTCTGGCAAGCGTCCACCAGCCTCTTCATGTATTACAATCGTTGCAGCCTCATCTTCAATCACATTTGGAAGTGGGTCTTGATGCTCCAGTGGTTGTTGCCCATGCTGATACTGCTCTTGTAGGACATCAGGCACTAACTCAGACTTCTGTTCATTCTGAGGATCTTCCTGTGCTTCCTGCTCTGGTACATGTTCCACTTCAAGCTCTGGTTCATGTGTTGGTTCCAGCTTGTGCTCCGGCTGCGGCTCTGGCTCCAGTTCCTTGGCTTGTTTCCTTCTCCCACGTGCAGTTCCCCTGGCTCTCTTCTGGCGTTGACTTCTGGAAATTGTAACATATTTTCCAAAAcagttgaaaaatgtattttatttttaataacaaattTGCACCAAAAATTCAAGGTGGAATTAAACATATTAattgaaaacaatatttaatcattcacatcagtctctgcccaagTGGATCTTACAATATATATTCCTTGCCACATGGACACACAagtgaagccaattaacctaccagtgtgtctctaaaaaataataacaaccaGATAGGGACCTGGTCAGAATCAAAtccattaccccagtgctgtgatgcatcaatgctaaccactgtgccacagtgctgcattatatactgtaaggaaacaaaaaatgtatacTATTGCAAATGacttattaaaatgtttaaaaagataCCAACCTGCCAAGCAGCAGCTGGAGCAAATTCAGTAATTTGTATATTCCCCACGAAATCTCCTGCAAGTGTGGTCATATGTGTCTTAAAGAGATAGCGCCTATATAAATCCAGGCCTGACATCACTTAGATGCCTGTTAAAGGTTTTTGTTTCCTAACCTGAGTGCTGCTGTCTATTATATTtacagatttttgtttttgttcctgATTATTATTATTCCCCTCCCTGGCAGTAGTGTCTGCTTTCACCTTGATTTGCGCCTGCTGATTTTGTACCAGTTTTTTAGatgaatatataatacaaatgttctCTTGTTTATCCTTGTTAAACATATATCATCTTGTGATTATTTAATACTTATTACTTATTTACACAAAAATGAAGTCTGTACTTTtgtctaaatataaataaaataattgatctTGAATGATGCCATTATAGTACATATACTTCAGGAAGCACAAACTATTTGCCGTACAAAATCAGCCATGGTCCTGACATGTGTCGAAATTTGTACAAATGCGTCTAGATTTGCACCAAAGCATATAGATTTGTGGCGCAAGTTGGCAGCTTTTATGAATTAGCAGAGGTTTGCACAGGAAGAGGGAAAAAGTTGAGCATTACTGGCAAAGTGCGGAGTAGGAGCTTGGGCATCTAGACCTGTGAAGTATTGCAAAAACAAGAATTCCTTTTCTATATTAATATTGTGGGTGTGATCACAAAGGTGCATGGAACATAATGAAAGTTTCAGTAGTGCACTAACAGAGGGGAATACCAGGTATTGGTCATCACTGGTCAATCACTTCATTATAGGAAATAGCTGTGTCTGCACATAAGCAGCAGCTCTGTCAATAATTTAGCGCAGGGACTTCCTAAATGGTAAAGGCTCCAGAGACTATTGTCTTAGAAGTATTAGAGTTGAAGAACTGCACAAGGGGTTACCCTTTTTTGTCCAGCGCTTCAGGCTCAGAGTTGTTCTTAGAGTATTAATAACATAACTGACAGGTGTGCACACAGACCCCCACCACACCTCCAACCCCACACACATACGCCACATGTCCAAAATCTTGATTTCTGAGaagtttattttacatatatgtctGTGAATGTATTTATGGGCTGCTTTATATAAAGCAACTTGCAATTTGCTATTAGTGGTCCATAATAAAGCCCCATTTTTGTTCATCACTTTTGTAGGCCTGCATCCTATGAATCTGCAAATAGCAAACTACAACTGACTGACATAAATGAAAACAACTGTCTGGTGTCCTGGATttgaatgaataaacattaaaTCCTGTATGTTGTTTAACTGTTGATGAtgtttcatatttacatttaatgccTAAACACATAACACATTGCATTGtctaaacatatttatattttccttttcatATAAAGCATCAATTACACCATAATTTCCCTTGACAATTTACCCAAAATCCCTCTGGAAAGTGTCTTTATCCTGCgcctcttctctttttctcttcagaGCTTCTCGATCTCTCAAACGACGTGGTGAAATCACTAATAAAACAAAACGTTTATGGAtatgtattattaaaataaatgaattaggAAATAATATTTAGAGTGTTAGAAAATCCCCAACTATATTCATTGCAATGTGTCGCAATATCCCAAGACTTAAATGCATAAGTGTGAGAGTTTTCTTCTCCTTTAAATTTTTCTTTTCATGATATAACTATATTTCCATTTAAGAGGATGTTAAAATATTATGCACATACCAAACAAAATTATGGTTTCAtgttatatattctttatttattcaaTGCGAGTAACCAAAGATATTACATGGTTGCacataaacatgtaaaaaaatatgttgcaAGTAGTCAGCAATTGTACAAAATGAACAACCACTTGATAAACATATAAATGTAACTCACTCTGCATTAGTTTTGATAACAACAATAGACTTAACATCAAGTACACTCCCTAAAGAGAAGGGAGACATATACGGAACATGAAGAGGTAGTAGATGAAGAAAGAACAAAATAGGAAAGAGGGGGAAGGTAAAGGGAGAGGGATGTGTGGAGCtagacagatgaagagcatacATATTTGAAGTCATCTGAATCTTTAAACTCAATCCAGGTAGCCCAAGTGGCCATGTATTCCGAGAATTTATCATTGGCAGAGAAAATAATGTCGTCCATGGACATATAATAATCAATTCTATTGAACCAGTCCATAATCGaaggaggagttcgagatctccaGTGTGCGGGTATGACTGCTCTAGCTGCATTGTTAAGGTGTTTTAATAGTGATTTTTTTGTACTTAGAGGGTTGAATGGATGAAAAGGATAATAGCCAGAAGCCAGGGTCCTTGGGTACTTCATGTCCCACGATAATACTAGATATTCTCATAACTTCGCTCCAGAATGGAGAGATTAATGAACactcccaccagatatgtataaATGATCCTGGAGAGCGGAAACATCTCCAACAGGAGGAGGACAATTGGGGGTTGAATTTGTGTAATACCGTAGGGCATCTGTACCATCTGGTCAAAAGTTTATAGTGAGTCTCGATTACAGAAATGCTTAACGAACAAGTGTGTGTATTGGTATATATCTTTTGCCATGAGGTTGCGGTTATATGTGGGGCTAGGTCGCGTTCCCATAACCCTACAAAGGAAGGTGGAGCTCTGAATTGGTCCTCTACAAAAGTTTATATATTCCAGATATGATATGGACCGGAGCGGATTTAGATACACAAAGGCTTTCATATGGTGTTGGAAGTCTCTTGAGAGATCTGGCCCCTCCAATAGTACTGATGTAATGTAACACTTGGACATATTTCCAATATTCAGTTGAGGGCAAAGAAAAAGACGCTTGAAGGTCCATAAAAGAATGAGGTTTACCATTCTCCACCAAGGCCTGTGATCCCTGCCCGAGACCAAATTCTAAAGTCAATACCCGATAAACCCGGCGGGAAATCCAGATTGAacacaaagggggtgagaggagAAGGAAAGGTAGAAATACTTTCCCCAAAATAAATTTTCTTCCATGTTTTTAAGGTTGGACCAATGGTAGGGTGATGAATTCTAGGTATATTTGACAGCCAAGGTATAACACTTAGCGGGGTCAAAATGGAATCATTCTCAATAACCACCCATTGTGTAGTATCACCACATCTGGTCCAATCCACAATCCTGCTTAGGTAGACAGCCTGTAGATAACTCTGGAACATCGGTAACTGAGCACCACCTTGATGTTTTCGTCTGTATAGGATAGAATGTTTAAATCGGGGTCTCCTCCTCCCCCAAACAAAGTCGCGTATCAAACGCTGGAGAGTATCAAGGAATCTCTGAGGAATCACAATCAGGAACGCTTGCATAATGTAGAGAACTTTGGGAAGGACATTAATTTTTATAATATTCATTTTGCATATCCATGAGAATTTAGAAGACGACCAGATAGCCAAGTCCCTTTTAATTTTAGATAGAAGAGGGGAGTAGTTTAAGTGGAATAATTGGTCATTAGATCTCGCAATGGATACCCCAAGATAACAAATATGTGATGGTTACCACTTAAATGGGAACGCTGTCTTGAGACCTTCTACCATTTGATCTGGAGCCAAAATATTAAGGGCATTTGACttagaaaagtttattttaaagttgGAGAGTGTACCAAACTTAGAAAATTCTAACATCAGGTTAGGTAAAGAGGTAATTTGGTTTGTGATAATCGCTAATAGGTCGTCTGCAAATAGAGCCAGCCGGTAGTTTTCCCTGCCAATCTGAAGACCAGGGATATTTGGGTTAGATCGAATCGCCCTAGCCAAGGCCTCCATGCATAGAACGAATATCAAAGGAGATAATGGGCAGCCTTGTTGGGTGCCGTTAAAAATGGTAAAGGGATCAGAGAGGATGCCGTTTGCCCTAATCTTGGCAGTTGGAGATCTATACAAGGCCATCATTTTTTGAAAACAAGAGGGGCCCAGCCCCAGATGAAGGAGCACTCCCTTCATGAAACCCCAGTCCACCCTGTCAAATGCTTTCTCGGCATCCGTAGACAGGAGGACCATAGGAAAATCAACAGAGGAGACATAGTGTATTAAGTCTACAATTTTGGTAGTATTatcttttgcttctctgcctggaATAAACCTCACCTGATCATTAGTAATCAGTTCAGGGAGAAGATTCTTTAATCTATTAGAAATCAATTTTGTATACAATTTAATTTCAATGTTCAAACGAGTAATTGGGTGATAACTAGGGCACAATGCTGGAtcctttcctttccttccttAGGAATAACTGTTATATGTGACTCTAGTGATTGAGGTGAGAATCCTTTCGTGTCAGATACTTTGTTAAAAGCCTCTTGCAGAATGGGGCATAACTTCTCCATGTTTGTTTTGTAATATGGATTAAGaacccatctgggcctggggtCTTTCCAAGAGGGGAGGATTTTATAGCTTCCTTCAGTTCAGCAAGAGAAAAGGAAGACTCCAGGAAATCCCCTGCCTCTTGTGAAATTCTGGGGAA
The Mixophyes fleayi isolate aMixFle1 chromosome 1, aMixFle1.hap1, whole genome shotgun sequence DNA segment above includes these coding regions:
- the LOC142154248 gene encoding uncharacterized protein LOC142154248 isoform X1; translation: MGNHEKDHHYAELAENSALASNHHEQEEIPVISPRRLRDREALKRKREEAQDKDTFQRDFGSQRQKRARGTARGRRKQAKELEPEPQPEHKLEPTHEPELEVEHVPEQEAQEDPQNEQKSELVPDVLQEQYQHGQQPLEHQDPLPNVIEDEAATIVIHEEAGGRLPEESTSFLKGGYAPVSKLDTAPTNALQPDGLFQDKIEVGEADPEPATAVPDVLSFSLHPEEEEHQYYTPLL
- the LOC142154248 gene encoding uncharacterized protein LOC142154248 isoform X2, with translation MVLYPDDLVISPRRLRDREALKRKREEAQDKDTFQRDFGSQRQKRARGTARGRRKQAKELEPEPQPEHKLEPTHEPELEVEHVPEQEAQEDPQNEQKSELVPDVLQEQYQHGQQPLEHQDPLPNVIEDEAATIVIHEEAGGRLPEESTSFLKGGYAPVSKLDTAPTNALQPDGLFQDKIEVGEADPEPATAVPDVLSFSLHPEEEEHQYYTPLL
- the LOC142154248 gene encoding uncharacterized protein LOC142154248 isoform X3 — encoded protein: MGNHEKDHHYAELAENSALASNHHEQEEIPVISPRRLRDREALKRKREEAQDKDTFQRDFGSQRQKRARGTARGRRKQAKELEPEPQPEHKLEPTHEPELEVEHVPEQEAQEDPQNEQKSELVPDVLQEQYQHGQQPLEHQDPLPNVIEDEAATIVIHEEAGGRLPEESTSFLKDKIEVGEADPEPATAVPDVLSFSLHPEEEEHQYYTPLL